The following is a genomic window from Fusobacterium perfoetens.
CATACATACAATATTTCTTATTCTTATTATGAAAATTGGGTAGAAATAGAGATTATAGTCAGAAATTTTATTAAAAAAGTTAACGAAGAATTAGATATTGATATTTCAGATGATGCGACTCTTATACTTGGACTTGTAAATCATATTAAACCGACTATTTATAGGATAAAAAATGGAATAGAGCTTGAAAATACTATATATGAAGAAGTAGTTGAAAGTTATCCAAATCTTTTTTCTCTTGTTAAAAAAAGTGTAGGAGAACTTGAAAAATTTATAAATGAAAAATTTACAAATGATGAAATAGCATTTATAACAATTCACTTTAAAGCAGCTATTGATAGAAATGTTAAAAAGAAGAAAGAAAAAATAAAAGTATTAATCGTGTGTGGTTCTGGGTATGGAAGTTCAAAATTACTTGCTCAACGAATAAAAGATATTTATAAAGTGGAGATAGTGGATATAATTCCAAGATATTTACTTGAAAAAGTTAACAAAAGAACAAATATAGATGTAATATTGACTACTGTTCCAATTGAAAATTTTAAAACTGAAAGAAAAATAATAAAGGTTAGTCCTCTTTTAACAAAGGAAGATATTCAAAAACTTGATAGTTATCCAATTCCACGGGATAGTAAGAAAATATTATTTTCGGAACTTATAGATGTTATTGAAAAAAATACTGGAGAAAAAGTTTCAAATAAACTTAAAACAGGATTAAAAAATTTTCTTGATACAAGATTAATAGATGATATATTTCATAAAAAAATTACAATTTTTGACCTATTGACAGAGCAGAGAATTAAGATTAAGGGAAAAGCAAAAAATTGGCAAGAAGCGATAATTGAAGCAGGAGAACTCCTTTTAAAAGACGATTGTATAGAAAATGAATATATAAAAGAGATGATAAAGGTAGTAGAAGAATTTGGTAGTTATATTTTACTTGTTCCTAATATAATTTTTCCTCATGCTAAATCAAAGAATATGGTAAAAAAGACAGCTTTTTCAATAGTTACTTATGATAAAGAAATAGATTTTTTAGATGGACAAAAAATAAATATGGTAATATCTTTCTGTTCAAAGGACGAAAGAGAGCATCTTGATGGGTTAATAAATATAATAGATAAAATTGAAGAAGATAGCTCTAGAGAAAAACTAATGAAATTAAAAACCGCTAAAGATATTATAAAATACTTTGTAAAATAAAAAGGGAGTTACAAAACTCTCTTTTTTTTTGAAAAAAATAGAACCTTTTAAAATATGTTTAAATAAATTATAATAAAATTGAACAAAATAGATGGAGATGATGAAAAATGTTGAAAAAAATTCTTGAAAATAAAATTAGCATAGTTGACAACGTTAAAGATTGGCAAGAGGCAATTAAAATAGCAGCCAGTCCTCTAGTAGCAGATGGATCAATAGAGGAAAGATACATAGAGGCAATGATAGAAAATATAAAAAAATTTGGGACATATATAGTTGTTGCCCCAAAAGTAGCGATGCCACATTCTAGACCAGAAGATGGAGTGAATAAAAATTGTTTGGCACTTTTAAAAATAAATGAAGGAGTAGTTTTTGGAGAAGAAACAAACGAAGAGGAAAAAGTATACTTTATTTTTATTCTTGGTGCAATAGATAATGGTTCACACATAGAAACATTGATGAAATTGATGGATGTAATAGATGATGAAGAGAAAATAGATGCTATGACAAAAGTTAGCTCTGTTAAAGAACTTATGGAATTAATTTAATTAAAATAAAAAACTTTCAAGGAGGAAAAACAAATGATAAAAATTTTAACAGTATGTGGAAACGGAATAGGAAGTAGCTTAATGTGTGCTATGAAAATTGAAGAAATTTGTAAAGAAGAGGGAATAGAAGCAGATGTATCTTCTTCTGATTTTAATTCAGTTTCAGGAAAAGGTGCAGACCTTATTGTAACAGTAAAACAACTTGCAGATCAACTAAAAGACTATAATGTAGCAGAAATAAGAAGTTATACTAATAAAAAGAAAATTAAAGAGGATGTTTTAGATAGAATAAAAGAATTAGTAAAATAGAACCAAAAATGATTATATCTATTCTAGGAGGAAAATTATGAATTTATTAAAAATTATTGCTAATGATATTTTAACAAGCCCAGCATTTTTAATGGGACTTATATCTTTATTTGGACTTTTAGCTTTGAAGAAACCTTTCAATAAACTTATAACTGGAACATTAAAACCTATACTAGGTTATATAATGTTGGGGGCTGGAGCAAGTTTTATTGTATCAAATCTTGATCCACTTGGAAAAATGATAGAAAAAGGATTTGGAATAACAGGAGTTGTACCAAATAATGAAGCTATAACTTCAATAGCTCAAAATCTTTTAGGTAAAGAGACAATGTTTATTCTTGTAACAGGATTAGTAATAAATATAATAATTGCAAGAGTAACTAAATTCAAATATATATTCTTAACAGGACATCATAGTTTCTTTATGGCTTGTATGTTTTCAGCTGTTTTATCTACATCAGGATTAAAAGGTGGAATGTTAGTGCTTGTGGGAGGATTTTTACTTGGGGCTTGGTCTGCAATCTCTCCTAGTATAGGTCAAAAATATACAGATTTAGTAACAGATGATGATGGAATTGCTATGGGACATTTCGGATCTTTAGGATATTATTTAGCATCTTTTATTGGATCAAAAGTTGGAAATAAAGAAGATAGTACAGAAGATATAGTTATTCCTGAAAAAGTAAACTTCTTAAGAGATAGTACAATTTCAACAGCTATAACAATGGTAGTATTTTATATGATAGCCGCTCTTGCAGCTGGACCTGAATATGTTACAACAAATCTTTCAAATGGAACTAACTACATTGTTTTTGCTCTTACATCAGCTTTAAGTTTTGCTGTTGGAGTTACAATAGTTTATAATGGAGTTAGAATGATTTTATCAGAACTTATTCCAGCATTCCAAGGTGTATCTCAAAAACTTATTCCTAATGCTATACCAGCAGTTGACTGTGCAGTATTCTTCACATACGCACCAAATGCAGTTCTTATCGGATTTATCTCTTCATTTATCGGTGGAGTAATAGGAATGATAATTCTTGGATCAATAGGAGCAGTTTTAATTATACCAGGACTTGTACCTCATTTCTTCTGTGGAGCAACAGCTGGAATATATGGAAATGCAACAGGAGGAAAAAGAGGAGCTATAATAGGAGCATTTATAAACGGTCTTTTATTAGCATTTTTACCAGCAGCACTTCTTCCAGTTCTTGGAAATATAGGATTCCAAAATACAACGTTCGGAGATTTTGACTTTGGAGTACTTGGAATATTAATAGGTAAAGTAGTTGAAAATTTTGGAGAAATAGGAATATTTGGAATAATCGCAGTTCTTGTTGTAATCCTAATTGCTCCTAACTTTATAAAAACAAACTCTCATGTTATAAATGCTAAGGACGAATATTAATTTCTGAATTAACAGAAAGGATAAATTATGAAAAAAATACTTTGTGTGGGACATTCGGCATATGACATAACTTATCTTTTGCCAAATTTTCCAGTAGAAAACAGAAAATATAAAGCTGAAGATAGAATAATGGTAAGTGGTGGACCAGCAGGAAATGCTTCTTATCTTTTAGGAAAATATGGAGAAGCTGTATCATATATTACTACTTTGGGAAATGATGTTTATGGTCGTGAAATATTAAACGACCTTAATGAAGTGGGAGTAGATACAAAAAATATAATTATAAGAGATGAAATTGTAACTCCATGCAGTATTATAATAGCTAATAGACATAATGGTTCAAGAACAATTATCAATTATAGAGAAGAGAAAAAAATAGAAGGTGTGGAGTTTAAGTACAAAACTAAACCAGAAATAATTCTTTTTGATGGACACGAACTTGAACTTGCTATGCAAGCTGTTGAAAAATTTCCTGAAGCAATAAAAGTTCTTGATGCTGGAACATATAAAGAAGGAACTAGAGTTCTTGGAGCAATAGTTGATTATTTAGTATGTTCTGAAGATTTTGCAAGAGATTATTGTGGATTAGAAAAAATAAAAGAAGAAGACTTCGCTTATGTTTTAGAAAAGTTAAAAGAACTTAACAAAAATACAATTATAGTTACTCTAGGTGAAAGAGGTTCTATAATGGAAAAGGACGGAAAAATTAAAAAGTTTAAAGCATTTAAAGCAAAAGCCATTGATACAACAGGAGCTGGAGATATATTTCACGGAGCATTTGTATACGGATTGAGTAATAATTTTTCAATTGAAAAAAATATAGAATTTGCTTCTGCTTGTGCTTCACTTTCTGTAGAAAAACTAGGCGGAAGAAATTCGATTCCTGAGATTAAAGATGTTTTAGAAAGAATAAAAAGAGGTTAATAGATATGAGAAAATATAATTTTAAAGAATTAGGTTTGGAAAACACAAGAGAAATGTTCAAAAGAGCAAATGAAAATGGATACTCAGTTCCAGCATTTAATTTTTGTAATATGGAACAGCTTCAAGCAATACTTTCAGCTTGTGTAGAAGCAGAAAGTGATGTTATTCTTCAAATTTCGGCAAGTGCTAGAAAATATATAGGAAAAGAAACACTTCCTCTAATGATTAAAGGTGCTATAAATGAAATTAGAGAACAAGGATCACAAATATCAGTAGCTCTTAATCTTGATCACGGAAAAGAAGTTGATATGATAAAAGATTGTCTTGATTATGGATTCTCTTCAGTTATGATAGATGCTTCAAAATATGATTTTGAAAAAAATATTGAAATAACAAAATCAGTAGTAGAGATGGCTAAAGAGTATGGTGCTTCAGTTGAAGGAGAAATTGGAGTAATAAGTGGAACAGAAGATGAACATGTTTCAGATGACAGTCTATTTACAAAACCTCAAGAAGCTGTAGAATTTATAGAAAAAACAGGGGTTGATTCTTTAGCAATAGCAATAGGAACAGCTCATGGAGCTCATAAGTTTAAACCTGGAGAAGATCCGAAACTAAGACTTGACATATTAGAAGAAATAAAAGAAGAGATAGGAAGTTTCCCAATAGTTCTTCATGGTTCTTCATCTGTTCCTCAAGATTTTGTAAAAAGATTTAGAGAATTTGGGGGAGAAATAAAAGATGCTATAGGAATTCCTGATGAAGAATTAAGAAAGGCTTCAAAATCAATTGTTACAAAAATAAATGTAGATACAGATGGAAGACTTGTTTTTGTAAGTAGTCTTAGAGAAAATCTTACTAAAAATCCAAAAGAAATGGATTTAAAAAAGATTTTAGAATACCCTAGAGATGAAATGAAAAAATTTTATAAGAAAAAAATAGATTCTGTTTTTAAAATAAAATAAAAACTATAAAAATAGAGTTATAGGTAGTTATATTACAAATATTCTAAATAAAACAGAAGTCTAAATATTGGGAAAAATATTTAAAAAATATAGTAAAAGCTAAAGGACTATTACAATCCTCAATTTTGGGACTATGAAAAAGATTCTATAAATTTAATAACACTAACTTTTAATAGCTTTCTATGATAAAATTAATATCATAGGAGGCTATTTTTTATAGAAAAAAGTATTAAAATGACTAAAAGAAAAAAAGGTTTTAAGCATAGAAATTGGGGAAAAATATATGGAGAACTTCAAATAATGTTTGAAGATCGTCTTTAATAAATAGAGATTAACTAAATATGAAAAGAATACTCTAAAGAGAGTGCCTTTGACATAGACTAAAATATATGGTAAAACCATATAAAGTAAAAATATTAAATTAAACAATTTTTATCATAGAAAGTTAAGATTTACAGAAAACTCTTCACACCCTCTATGTTTGAGAAACTATCCGCACTCCCCTCTTGTTTTTATTGATATTTTTTCTAGAATAGTGGTAGGATGGATAATGGATACTAAAATGAAAAATTTATTCTCAGTATTTTTAATTAGTGGAGCTATTTAGAAAATGCCAATAGCTCCAATTTATTTAAGCAGATTTTCTTGTTAAGTATCTAGCACATTGTTTTTCAGTATTATATCCTAGTAAAACTCCAAGAATAAAATCTTCTTCTGGAGAAAGGTGTGAAAGAGGGGCTTTTTTAAAACTTTCAACTACTTTTATAGAATTAGCAGTTCCAAAATAAACATTTATCATCTTATTATTTAGATGTTCTATCATATATTTATATTCAGAGCTATCTAATTTTTCCCTGATAACTTCTTCGTTATCAGAAGAAGTAGTAAGAAGAGAAAGCACTCTTACACCTTTATCCAATTCATAAATCATATGTATAAACAAATCTAACTCTCTTCTTTTTTCTATACTCATTATTTCACGCTCTCAACCCAATTTTTAATTCTTTCTTCAGTCAATTCACTTTGATTATTTTCATCTATTACAAGTCCAACGAAATGATCATCTCTTACAGCAGTAGAGTCTGAATAATCATATCCCTCTGTTGAAGTTTTTCCTACAACATTAGCTCCAGCCTCAACAACTGCATCATATAAAGTTCCCATTCCATTTACGAAAGTATCACTAAATCCACATTGATCTCCAACACCGATTAAAGCCACTTTTTTATTAGAAAGATTTTTATTTTTTAAAGAATCAATAACTTCTAACCAAGAGTCTTGTAAATCTCCCATTCCCCAAGTAGAAGTGGCAAAGATAAGAAAATCATAGTCATTAGCTTTGTCAATCTCACAAGCTTCAAAAACATCAGCTCTTAAAAGAGTTGCTACCTTTTTACAAACATCTTCTGTAACTCCTGTTGTACTACCATAAAATATTCCTGTTTTCATAATTGCCTCCTGTATTATTAATTTCTGTAAACTAATATTATCATAAAATAATTAGAAAGTCAAATTATTTTAAAATAAAATTTAAAAAATAGTAAAAATCATTGGAAAATAAGAAAAAAATAAAAAATCTTTAAAATATTAAAAAAATTTTTAAGAAAAATAAAAAAATATTGTGTATTTTTTTTAAAATAGTAGTATATAAAGGATAAGAAATCTACATAAAAATTATAATTTATGCTTTTAATAGAGGTTATTGATTTTCATTTTGAAAAAACTTTTAAACTTTTTTGAAAGACCCTACGTCTTAGTGATGAAAGTTAAAAAAGAATAGTTCTTTTTTGAAAGTTAAGAACTATTCTATAAAAGTTTTTAAATTGCCAAGAATATTTGCCTGTCGACAAAGGAGGTAAATTGTATGAACCCAAATATTTTTACAGAAAATTCAGTTTTGGCTCTAAATGAAGCTAGAGCGTTGGCTATAAAATATAGTCAACCAAGTATTAAGCCAGAGATTTTGGCTTTAGCACTTCTTACAAATAAAGAAGGGCTTATTCCTAGAATAATGGAAAAAATGAATCTTAGCACTAACACAATAATAAGAGAACTAGAGGCAGAGATCCAAAAATATCCAAAAGTTTCAGGAAATAACGAAGTAGGACTTGATATGGCAACTAATAAGGTGCTTATTAATGCCGAAGAGGAAATGAAAAAAATGGGAGACTCTTATATAAGTGTTGAACATATTTTTATTTGCTTATTAGAAGAAAGTAGATTTTTACAAAGAATGATTGATTTAGGAAAATTCAAAGAGGCTGTAAAAGCTGTAAGAGGAAATCAAAAGGTTGACTCTCAAAACCCTGAATCAAAATACGAAGTCCTTGAAAAATATGCAAGAGACTTAGTTGAACTTGCTCGTGAAGGAAAAATCGACCCAATAATCGGTAGAGATACTGAGATAAGAAGAACTATCCAAATAATTTCAAGAAGAACAAAGAATAACCCAATTCTTATCGGTGAACCCGGTGTTGGTAAAACTGCAATAGCAGAGGGGATTGCTCAAAGAATATTAAATGGAGACGTTCCAGAAAACTTGAAAAATAAAAAGATATTCTCTCTTGATATGGGAGCTTTGATTGCTGGTGCAAAATATAGAGGAGAATTTGAAGAAAGATTAAAAGCTGTATTAAAAGAAGTAGAAGAATCTCACGGAAATATAATATTATTTATTGACGAAATCCATACAATAGTTGGTGCTGGTAAAACTGACGGTGCTATGGACGCAGGTAACTTGTTAAAACCAATGCTTGCAAGAGGAGAAGTAAAAGTTATCGGTGCTACAACAATAGATGAATATAGAAAATATATTGAAAAAGATCCGGCTCTTGAAAGAAGATTCCAAATTGTAATGGTTGATGAACCAAGTGTTGAAGATACAATCTCTGTACTAAGAGGTTTAAAAGAAAAATATGAAGTTTATCACGGAATAAGAATCAGCGACGGTGCTATTGTATCAGCTGCTGTCCTAAGTGATAGATATATCTCTGATAGATTTTTACCAGATAAGGCTATTGACTTGATTGACGAAGCTGCAGCAATGATAAGAACTGAGATTGACTCTATGCCAAGTGAACTTGATGAACTTACAAGAAAATCAATGCAACTTGAAATAGAAAGAGAGGCTTTGAAAAAAGAGGACGACGACGCATCTAAAGAAAGACTTGTTAACCTTGAAAAAGAATTGGCTGAGGTAAACTCTAAAAAAGCTGTTTTAAAATCTCAATGGGAAGTTGAAAAAGAGGGTGTTGATAAGGTTAAAAAACTTAAAGCTGATATTGATAAAACAAAACTAGAAATAGAAAAAGCTGAAAGAGACTATGACCTTAATAGACTTGCTGAATTAAAATATGGTAAACTTGCTAACCTTGAAAAAGAATTAAAATCACAACAGGAAGCTATTGAAAGTAAATTTAGCCACTCTTTATTAAAACTTGAAGTAACTGATGAAGAGATAGCTGATATAGTTTCTAAATGGACAGGAATCCCTGTTAATAAATTAGTTGAAAGTGAAAAAGAAAAAATACTTAATCTTGAAAAATCTCTAAATGAAAGAGTAATTGGACAAGAGGAAGCTGTAAAACTTGTAGCTGATACTATCTTAAGAGCAAGAGCAGGATTAAAAGATAGCAGAAGACCAATTGGTTCTTTTGTATTCTTAGGTCCAACAGGTGTAGGTAAAACATACTTAGCTAAATCTCTAGCTTATAATTTATTTGATGATGAAGATAATATTATAAGAATTGATATGAGTGAGTATATGGATAAATTCTCAGTAACAAGACTTATCGGTGCACCTCCGGGATATGTTGGATATGAAGAAGGTGGACAACTTACAGAAGCTGTTAGAAGAAAACCTTATTCAGTAATTTTGTTTGACGAGATAGAGAAAGCTCACCCAGATGTATTTAATACATTCTTACAAATCCTTGATGACGGAAGACTTACTGACGGACAAGGTAGGGTAGTTGACTTTAAAAATACTTTAATAATTATGACTTCAAATATAGGAAGTAGCTTAATACTAGAAGACCCAAGCTTATCAGATTCTACAAAAGAAGCTGTTATGAAGATAATGAAACAATCATTTAAACCTGAGTTTTTAAACAGAATTGATGATATTATAATCTTCAAGAGCCTTGGACTTGAATCAATTAAAAATATCGTAAAAGCATTACTAAAAGATACAGTAGAAAAATTAAAAGACAGACATATTGGTCTTGAATTTTCTGACAATGTGGTAGAATACTTAGCTAAAAATGCTTACGAGCCACAATATGGTGCTAGACCACTTAAGAGATTTATTCAAAAAGAGGTTGAAACAGAACTTGCTAAGAAAATCTTATCAAATGAAGTTAAAGAAAAAAGTGATGTTTTGGTAGATATTGAAAATGATAATATAGTATTTAAAGTAAGATAAAAAATAAAAACTGACTTGATTTTTTCAGGTCAGTTTTTTTATAAGTTACATATCTTCTTCTATTAAATCTTTTTTCTTTAGATAGTTAGCTATATATACAAATGGCGTATCAGATACAGCTACCAAAAATTTTAAAATATAAGTTGAAATGAAAATATCTTTTAGAATATCAAAAGAGTAAACCCCATAAAAAGCTATAAAAGTAAAAACTAAATTATCTAAAAGTTGGCTAATCATTGTACTAGCATTATTTCTTATCCAGATATGTTTTGTCTCAGAATATTTCTTTCTCCAGAACTCATAAGCCCAAATGTCGTGAGTTTGTGATATAAGATAAGCTACTAAAGATGCAACCATAAGTCTTGGCATAAAGTCAAATATACTTTTTACACTTTCAAACATTAATACTCCCTCTTCCATTGGTGTAAATAGTACAGCCACTTTCATTATAGCAGATGTTACTATCAAAGAGAAAAATCCAAGATAAACAGCTTTTTGTGCAGCTTTTCTACCATAGTTTTCAGCCAAAATATCTGTTACTAAAAATCCTCCAGCATACAAAATATTTCCTAAAGTTGCATTTAAACCAAAAAGATTTACTAATATTACAACCTGAATATTTGCAAGAATAGTGGAGATAGGTATCCAAGAATAAAGCCCCACCTTACCAAATTTTTTATAAACAAATGTGATACTTAAAAAGTTTAAAAGTAACATTAAAGCCCAAAGTAATTCGTTTTTCATCTTTCCTCCTAAAAATTATTGTTCAAAAACTCCTAAATCCTTGTTATCACTCAAAAGTTCTACCCTGTCGTCTTCTGTAAGATAAGAATATTTACCAACAAACCATTTTACTAATTCGTTATCTCTTTTCACAACAGTTCCATTATCTATAAAAATATTTATAGTAATATTTTTAAAATATTTAAGTCCAAGCTCAATATCCCTTGTAATCATCTCACGAGTTTGCCCCTTTGTACAAATCAAAAGACACACAGAATAAAGACGCTCCCCTAACATAAGATAATCTTTTTCTTCTAAATGGAAATTTTTATTATAACAGTTAATTCTAAAATCATTATCAAAAGTCTCAAGTCCCATTCTAAATCTAACCTCTACACCTTTAAAATAATCTCTTATCTTATCCAGAAGATTAATATAACCATAGTAGATTTCAAAATACAAGACTTTTATATTTTTCTCCATAACTATTCTTTTAATTTCAGCTAAAGTATTAGGTGTGATTTCAAATACAGACCCAGAGTTTATAACCTCCAAACTTCCAAATTCCCCAGTTATATTTTTTAAAACTTCAAGATTAACTCTATCAATCTCATCAATATCTGTTGAATTATCCTCGATATAGTTACAGAAACTGCATTTCCCATATCTACAAGGTAGACTTTTTAAAAGAACAATCTCCCTTTGATGTTTATCAATGATTTTGTTATAACGTATTCCCATTTTATTCCTTTCATAAAAAACAAATAAAAAAGAGCAGTTTAAATTCTGCTCTCCAAAAAAATTATTATCCGATAATAAATAACCTAGTTTTTTATAGATGGTTTAACTGTGCAGAACATCTCTCCAATAAAGATTGGAATTATATAAAATTGTGACGTTAGATAGTATAGCGTTTTTTTTAAACTTTGTCAATAATTTTATTAAAAAAAATAGAAAAAGGTGGTATAATATGTGTAAATCCAATATAAGAGAGGGAAAAATATATGGATAAAAAGAGAATGATAGAAAGTTTGATAAATAAAAAAGAATATGAAATGGTTTTGGAAATCCTACTTGAGATAGAAAAAACAGAAGAACCAAACTACTGGCTTTATTGTAATATAGGTTGGGTGCTTGGGAGACTTGGGAAGAGAGAAGAGGCTGTTAAATATCTTAAGAAAGCCGAAGGAATGGAAGAGTATGATGAAAATGGCTGGCTTTGTTGTGAACTAGCTTGGAATTATGGAGGATTAGGTAAACATAAACTTGCTGAATATTATCTAAAAAAATCTAAAGAATTTGGTAGAGATGACGGTTGGCAAAACTCAGAACTTGGGTGGAACTTAGGAAGACTTGGGAAATATCAAGAGGGACTTTATTATCTTAAGAAAGCTGAGGAAACTGGTAGAAGTGATTATTGGTTAAATTCTGAAATTGGTTTTATGTATGAAAGTCTTGAAAATTATAAAGAGGCGATAAATTATTACAAAGCTGCTAGAGCATATAGAGAAGATGATATTTGGATATATTCTCATTTAGGTTATTGTTATGAAAAAATTCATAAATTGGATAAAGCTTTGGAAAATTTTTTAAAGTCAGAGGAACTTGGTAGAAATGATTTGT
Proteins encoded in this region:
- a CDS encoding radical SAM protein → MGIRYNKIIDKHQREIVLLKSLPCRYGKCSFCNYIEDNSTDIDEIDRVNLEVLKNITGEFGSLEVINSGSVFEITPNTLAEIKRIVMEKNIKVLYFEIYYGYINLLDKIRDYFKGVEVRFRMGLETFDNDFRINCYNKNFHLEEKDYLMLGERLYSVCLLICTKGQTREMITRDIELGLKYFKNITINIFIDNGTVVKRDNELVKWFVGKYSYLTEDDRVELLSDNKDLGVFEQ
- a CDS encoding tetratricopeptide repeat protein; the protein is MDKKRMIESLINKKEYEMVLEILLEIEKTEEPNYWLYCNIGWVLGRLGKREEAVKYLKKAEGMEEYDENGWLCCELAWNYGGLGKHKLAEYYLKKSKEFGRDDGWQNSELGWNLGRLGKYQEGLYYLKKAEETGRSDYWLNSEIGFMYESLENYKEAINYYKAARAYREDDIWIYSHLGYCYEKIHKLDKALENFLKSEELGRNDLWLYSQVAWCYGKMLKHKSAITYLLKAKAQGRDDFWLNCELGWNFGRVKSHNKAIELLKKAYKMNGESDGWIESEIGWNLGRIGKHQEAIEYLKSCLAKKYYNSTWVKEEIAWNMAKLEKYQEALDLYEEVNRENPSDENRRNIEILENILKIK